The following nucleotide sequence is from Thermodesulfobacteriota bacterium.
ATGTACGACCGATTGCCTACGCCCCATGGCCTGGTGCGCTCCGGCGTGGCTCCAGACCATCAAAAAATCAAATCGGTTATCAGGGTCTATGATAAAATTGCAGCCAATCCCCGGTTCCGTTTCTACGGCTTCGTCGAATTTGGCAAGCATATCCAGCTAGAAGACCTGAAAAGGCATTACCATCAGATTATATTTGCCACAGGCGCACAAACAGACAAGCGCATGAACATACCGGGTGAGGACCTACAAGGCAGCCACGCGGCTACCGAATTCGTAGCCTGGTACAACGGCCATCCCGACTATGGCCATCTTCAGTTTGACCTCTCTGAAGAAAAGGTTGCAGTTATAGGCGTTGGTAATGTGGCGATAGATGTAGCTCGCATTTTGTGCCTTACCCAGGAAGAGTTAAGACGGACAGACATCGCCGACTACGCCCTAGAATCCCTGAGTAAGAGTCGGGCCAGGGATGTATACATACTCGGACGACGGGGCCCGGCTCAGGCAACGTTCACGAATCCGGAAATCAAAGAACTTGGCAACCTTGCCGATGCGGATGTAGTCACATTACCGGATGAGGTCGAGCTCGACAAAATAACTCGATTGTCATTAGAACAAAGCAATGACCAGATAGCGATGAGAAAAATTGAGATTCTACAGGGATACGCTATCAGAAAGACCACTCAAAAATCTCGCAAGATTCATTTGCGATTTTTTGTGTCTCCTGTAGAGCTGGTCGGAGACGAATCCGGCCGTGTTTCGGCTATTCGCCTGGTAAAAAATGAACTCTATTCCGATGAGAATGGCAGTCTCAAATCCCGTCCGACAGGTCGTTTTGAAAAATTGCCGGTTGGCCTCGTCTTCCGCTCGATTGGGTACAATGGGATTCCCCTGCCAAATGTACCCTTTGACGAAAAATGGGGAGTCGTGTTTAACCAAAGAGGGCGTGTTATCGACCCTGAAACCCAAAGACCCCTCCTCGGTCTTTATGCTACTGGCTGGGTTAAGCGCGGCCCCACTGGAGTAATCGGGACAAACAAAACTGACTCCGCCGAGACTGTAGATTGTATTCTCGAAGACGCCCTATGTGGCAACATTCTTAACCCGCCCCACCCCGAAGCAAACAGCGTGGAAAATCTCATTAGTGAGCGCCAACCCAATTACGTCACCTATAAGGACTGGCTAAGCATTGATGCGCTAGAAGTAGCACGTGGGGAGGCAGAGGGGCGTCCACGCGTTAAGTACACCAGTATTTCCGATATATTCACTGCCCTCGGACGTGAACATCAATTAGTTGGCTGCTCCAAAGATGAAAGGGTTGAAAGGAAGAATATTTAACGTTCAAGGTCAAAGTTCTTCTTTAATCCATTCCTGAACCTGGTTTTGCAGGTCAGACACGATGTTTTGAAGAGACGTGCCTTCGGCTGAGAAGGTTCCGACAACCGAGCGTGTAGTGGTACAGATGATTTCAGAATCAAGCCGCCAACGGTTTTCTCCCAAGGACTTGAGGCGTCCGACCAAGGAATAATCGAGTCCACCTTGTCGGGCAGCCTCGCAAGCGTTGATTTCAAGCTCTTCGATAGCCCTTAAGTTTTTAACCCCGGCTTTGGAGAAAAGGTCTAACATCCCTTCGCGGGCAATCCACTCAATTCCAGGCATGGTGCTGAAGTTCCGGTTAATTTGCTCTTCGATCAATTGTGCAGTACCTGCATACTCGCCCTGGCTTCGGACATAAAGAAGCCCTAGCCTATGTGGTTGAGTGTTAAACAGCGTGGTGCCATGAAAAACAAACCATCCTCCGCCCAGTATCATAGCAATAAGTAACACTGAAATAGCAATCACTAAACTAGGCTTACGTTTGACGAAGAACCATAATGAATATGATTTTCCTGTAAATGGGACAAAGTAACCCTGTTCCAACTCACCGCCACTTGAGTAAAGAAACTGAGATTTTCCAGCAGATAAAAGAGGGTAGCTCTGGGGTTCATCTGATTTAGGAACTTTAGCCGGTTTAACGCCTTCACTAAGCTTGTGGCCACATTCGGTGCAAAACTCCTTATTCGGAGGATTTTCTTTTCCACAGTTTTGACATTCTTGGACTGAACCTGTAGAACGACCGATCTCCGGCTTAGTCTCGCTAGATAGCCCATATCTCTTCATCTTATTTATGAGCCCCTGCCTGGAAATCCCCAGAATCTCAGAGGCCCTTTGCTTATTGCCTCCGCTTTTTTCTAACGCCTCTTTTATCTTCCGAATCTCAATTTCTTCCACCGTTCCTCTAAGAAATCTAGTGCTTTCCTCGGCAGGGGCACGTTGCAACGTGTCCCTGCTAACTATTACGCCTCTTACATTATCCGAAAGGTCACTCTCCTCGATTACATCACTATCAACCAAAATTGCTGCACGTTTTATCTCGTTCTCCAACTCCCTTACGTTTCCGGGCCAATCGTATTTTACGAGGCAATCCATCGCTTCAGGGGAAAGACGCATGGAGTCCCTTCCTAGTTCATTTACAAAGCTACTCAAGAAGTGCTGTGCAAGGAGTGGAATATCCCCTTTAATCTCACGAAGGGGAGGCATATTGATATGGACGGCATTTAGTCGGTAATACAGGTCTTCACGGAAGTTTCCCTTTTTTATCTCGCTTTTTAGGTCTTTATTCGTAGCCGCGATAACCCTTACATCCACTTCTATCGTGCTTCTTCCTCCGATTCTCTCTAGCTTCCTCTCCTGAAGCACCCGCAGAAGCTTGGCCTGGGCGGCAAGACTCATATCTCCAATTTCATCAAGAAATAGGGTTCCGCCGCTTGCCATCTCAATCTTTCCCGCTCTCCTCTCCACTCCTGTTGCCACACCCTTCTCAATGCCAAAAAGCTCGCTCTCAAAAAGGCTCTCCGGCAGGGCTGCGCAGTTAATGGCGACAAAGGGTTTATCAAAGCGGGAGCTGTTTGTATGGATAGTACGTGCGGCAAGCTCCTTTCCGGTACCACTCTCCCCGGTGATAAGAACGTTTAAAGGGCTGTCACTGACCTTCTCTATTAACTTTATTATTTCCCGTATACTGGGGCTTGTTCCTATGATGTTACTTACAAAGGGTCTGCTATTAGGTTGTTCTTTTGAGGTGGTGTTTTCTTTATTTAAGCGGCCTCTTGACCCCTGGAGTTTTTTATCATCCCTTTCGCCCATAGGAATCATAACCAAAACTCCCCCGTAACTAAATTCAATTTTATCACAGGGCAATTATAAGCGTCAATTTTCTTTACGATGGCGTCAAGAAGCTTTACGTTTCCATCAACAAGCCTCACGTTCTCGGTTTAACCTCGTGGTTCAAATACAAGATGTCAATACTTAAAAATCCTTTTTTAACAAGGAGTTACGGGTATTTCTTTATTTCCCGCTAATAGCCGGCATACATCTTGCCGTTTTATATGGACAAAATCGAAAAAGGAGGTAAATGACAATGCAAACAAAACGCTTAATTATAACTTGCCTTTCCTTCTTGGCCCTTATTATGGTGTGGAATGGGATTCTCACTAAAGTAGAAGCAACGACAAGCGATCACGGACTCTTCACGCCGGGAGAGATTAAGTGGACGGACGCGCCATCGGCGCTTCCTACCGGTGCTAAGCTGGCAGTTCTGGAGGGCAACCCCTTTGAGAAGGGTTTCTACACGATGCGCCTCCTGATGCCCGATGGATACAGGATCCCACCGCACTGGCATTCAGGGGTTGAGCATGTGACCGTTATTTCAGGCACTTTCAACCTCGGCATGGGAGACAAGTTCGATGAGAAGGTCGGGACGGTTATGCCCGTGGGAACTTTTGGTTTCCTACCGCCGCAAACGAAGCACTTCGCTTGGGCAACCGGAGAGACAGTCATCCAGCTCCACGGGGTAGGACCGTGGGAAATCACCTATGTAAATCCACAGGATGACCCACGGAATGTAAAGAAGTAGCGTCTTGCTCGGGGGGAGAGTCGGCCATTCGGTGCTGTCTCTCTCCTTAGCCTTGGATGAGGTTGACATTATGGGTATCCGATTGATCCCCCGGTTATGATGTTTGATAATCTGATCCGGTAATGAGCCAGTGGCATCTGTCATTCCCACGAAAGTGGGAATCCATAGGCATTAAGTATTACTGGATTCCCGCTTAATCTCGTGCCCGAAAGCGTTAATCGGGTAACATGCGGGAATGACACTTTGGGCACCTTGTGCATCACCTCAAGCCAGCTTTTCTACTACCGCTTTAGTTTTTCAAAGGTCATAACCGGGGGACGAGAGTTTAAATAAACTTGGCAATAGAAACCCAAGAAAAGGAGGATAGTACAATGGTTAGGTACTTTGTTTTTTCCATTGTCTTTGTAGTAATGGTTTTTGTTGCTTTAGTCGTGACCAGCACATCCAGCTTTGCCACCGACGACCCGAATGTGATACACGCCTGCATTAAAAAGAATAATGGGCAACTTAGAGTGGTCGGAGAACCAAGCGAGTGCCTGCCATCAGAAAACCCGATTGATTTACAGGCGGTGGTAGAAGTTGAAGAGGATGAATGCCCAGTGAACATGGTTCCGGTGGGAAATATATGTGTGGACATGTATGAGGCGAGCGTGTGGTCTCAACCCCCTGATGCTGATGGAAACCCACAGGGAACTCAGTTCGGAGAAGTGAATTTCTATCCCTGCTCAGACAACGGAAACGACTGCTCAGACCCAAACCAGCCTAGTAAGATGATATATGCCGCATCTGTGCCAGGAGTAAGGCCCTCTGCGTTTATCACCTGGTTTCAAGCACAGCAGGCGTGTGCTAATGTGGGGAAGAGACTGCTTACGAATGCAGAGTGGCAGATGGCTGCCGCAGGGACGGATGACTCTGGAACGGACCACACTACGGCGGCTTGTAACATATTTCCTGGCCCTGGTCTTGAGCCTGAGCCCACCGGTTCCCGCTCAGATTGTGTCTCAAACTGGGGAGTATTTGATATGGTAGGGAACGTATGGGAGTGGGTAGGGGACTGGATACAGGATAACTCTGATAATGATAGAGGAGATATACCCAGTTCTCTTGATTATGGCAATGATTTAATCTTTGGAGTAGATGAGGCGTTTCCTGAGCTTGAAAGGTTTCCAGCGGCGCTTTTCCGTGGCAGCAACATGGCTTTCGGCACGGGCGCCGGGGTCTTCGCGCTCGATGCCCGCTTTGGGCCTACGTTCTCGTTCGGCGGCCTCGGCTTCCGTTGCGCCAAGTAGTCTTTGAGGATTAAATGTAGGGGCAATCCTTTTGTTTCCATTTCTCGCGCACCGCGCTTGAAATACTACAAGTGATTGCCCTAAGAATAAAAAGGGGCGAACACGAGGTTCGCCCCTACAATGACAACTTGATAATTTGT
It contains:
- a CDS encoding FAD-dependent oxidoreductase, translated to MTHLFTNTNPLRIAIIGSGPAGFYAADHLLRQNKFVVEVDMYDRLPTPHGLVRSGVAPDHQKIKSVIRVYDKIAANPRFRFYGFVEFGKHIQLEDLKRHYHQIIFATGAQTDKRMNIPGEDLQGSHAATEFVAWYNGHPDYGHLQFDLSEEKVAVIGVGNVAIDVARILCLTQEELRRTDIADYALESLSKSRARDVYILGRRGPAQATFTNPEIKELGNLADADVVTLPDEVELDKITRLSLEQSNDQIAMRKIEILQGYAIRKTTQKSRKIHLRFFVSPVELVGDESGRVSAIRLVKNELYSDENGSLKSRPTGRFEKLPVGLVFRSIGYNGIPLPNVPFDEKWGVVFNQRGRVIDPETQRPLLGLYATGWVKRGPTGVIGTNKTDSAETVDCILEDALCGNILNPPHPEANSVENLISERQPNYVTYKDWLSIDALEVARGEAEGRPRVKYTSISDIFTALGREHQLVGCSKDERVERKNI
- a CDS encoding sigma 54-interacting transcriptional regulator: MIPMGERDDKKLQGSRGRLNKENTTSKEQPNSRPFVSNIIGTSPSIREIIKLIEKVSDSPLNVLITGESGTGKELAARTIHTNSSRFDKPFVAINCAALPESLFESELFGIEKGVATGVERRAGKIEMASGGTLFLDEIGDMSLAAQAKLLRVLQERKLERIGGRSTIEVDVRVIAATNKDLKSEIKKGNFREDLYYRLNAVHINMPPLREIKGDIPLLAQHFLSSFVNELGRDSMRLSPEAMDCLVKYDWPGNVRELENEIKRAAILVDSDVIEESDLSDNVRGVIVSRDTLQRAPAEESTRFLRGTVEEIEIRKIKEALEKSGGNKQRASEILGISRQGLINKMKRYGLSSETKPEIGRSTGSVQECQNCGKENPPNKEFCTECGHKLSEGVKPAKVPKSDEPQSYPLLSAGKSQFLYSSGGELEQGYFVPFTGKSYSLWFFVKRKPSLVIAISVLLIAMILGGGWFVFHGTTLFNTQPHRLGLLYVRSQGEYAGTAQLIEEQINRNFSTMPGIEWIAREGMLDLFSKAGVKNLRAIEELEINACEAARQGGLDYSLVGRLKSLGENRWRLDSEIICTTTRSVVGTFSAEGTSLQNIVSDLQNQVQEWIKEEL
- a CDS encoding cupin domain-containing protein gives rise to the protein MQTKRLIITCLSFLALIMVWNGILTKVEATTSDHGLFTPGEIKWTDAPSALPTGAKLAVLEGNPFEKGFYTMRLLMPDGYRIPPHWHSGVEHVTVISGTFNLGMGDKFDEKVGTVMPVGTFGFLPPQTKHFAWATGETVIQLHGVGPWEITYVNPQDDPRNVKK
- a CDS encoding SUMF1/EgtB/PvdO family nonheme iron enzyme — protein: MVRYFVFSIVFVVMVFVALVVTSTSSFATDDPNVIHACIKKNNGQLRVVGEPSECLPSENPIDLQAVVEVEEDECPVNMVPVGNICVDMYEASVWSQPPDADGNPQGTQFGEVNFYPCSDNGNDCSDPNQPSKMIYAASVPGVRPSAFITWFQAQQACANVGKRLLTNAEWQMAAAGTDDSGTDHTTAACNIFPGPGLEPEPTGSRSDCVSNWGVFDMVGNVWEWVGDWIQDNSDNDRGDIPSSLDYGNDLIFGVDEAFPELERFPAALFRGSNMAFGTGAGVFALDARFGPTFSFGGLGFRCAK